In Conger conger chromosome 12, fConCon1.1, whole genome shotgun sequence, one DNA window encodes the following:
- the LOC133142462 gene encoding 5-hydroxytryptamine receptor 1A-alpha-like: protein MENTNNTTFSDGIKQNHNTTNLFKVALSDQIATSMFLGALILCAIFGNACVVAAIALERSLQNVANYLIGSLAVTDLMVSVLVLPMAALYQVLNKWTLGQVTCDIFISLDVLCCTSSILHLCAIALDRYWAITDPIDYVNKRTPRRAAILICVTWLVGFSVSIPPMLGWRKAEDRADPDACNISQDPGYTIYSTFGAFYIPLILMLVLYGRIFKAARFRIRKTVRKTEKKKVSDQCLAVSPALFHKKTNGELSKNWKRSVEPKPTSCVNGAVKHAEDGESLEIIEVHSNSKNHLPLPNTPQSAVFFENRNEKNTEAKRKIALTRERKTVKTLGIIMGTFILCWLPFFIVALVLPFCPNSCHMPAGLWNVINWLGYSNSLLNPIIYAYFNKDFQSAFKKIIKCKFCRP from the coding sequence ATGGAAAATACAAAcaacacaacattttcagatGGGATCAAACAGAACCATAACACGACGAATTTATTTAAAGTGGCACTGAGTGACCAGATCGCCACATCCATGTTCCTGGGAGCACTTATTCTCTGTGCCATATTTGGGAATGCGTGTGTAGTCGCAGCGATCGCTCTGGAGAGATCCCTTCAGAATGTGGCGAACTATCTGATCGGATCGCTGGCCGTTACGGACCTTATGGTGTCGGTGCTGGTGCTGCCCATGGCGGCACTTTATCAAGTCTTGAATAAATGGACTCTCGGCCAGGTAActtgtgacatttttatttctctggACGTGTTGTGTTGCACATCGTCAATACTACACCTATGCGCAATAGCCTTGGACAGATACTGGGCTATAACAGACCCCATAGATTACGTGAACAAAAGAACTCCTAGACGCGCAGCAATCTTAATCTGCGTCACTTGGCTGGTTGGGTTTTCCGTATCTATTCCTCCGATGTTAGGGTGGAGAAAAGCCGAGGACAGGGCGGACCCTGACGCCTGTAACATCAGCCAAGATCCCGGGTACACCATATACTCGACTTTCGGCGCGTTTTACATCCCGCTGATACTAATGCTTGTTCTTTACGGGAGGATATTCAAGGCTGCCAGGTTTCGAATTCGAAAAACAGTCCGGAAAACGGAGAAAAAGAAAGTTTCGGACCAGTGCTTGGCAGTGTCGCCcgccctgtttcacaaaaagACTAACGGGGAGCTGAGCAAAAACTGGAAGCGGAGCGTGGAACCCAAACCGACTTCGTGCGTAAACGGCGCGGTCAAACACGCTGAAGACGGCGAGTCACTGGAGATCATTGAAGTACACAGCAACTCAAAAAATCACCTCCCCCTCCCTAACACTCCACAGTCGGCTGTGTTTTTTGAGAACAGAAACGAAAAGAACACAGAGGCCAAAAGAAAAATAGCGTTGACCAGAGAACGCAAAACAGTAAAGACCCTTGGTATCATAATGGGCACGTTCATTCTGTGTTGGTTACCATTCTTCATTGTGGCTCTGGTTTTACCCTTCTGCCCCAACAGTTGCCACATGCCCGCGGGACTGTGGAACGTGATCAACTGGCTTGGCTACTCGAACTCTCTTTTAAACCCCATCATATATGCGTACTTCAACAAAGACTTCCAAAGTGCTTTCAAGAAGATTATTAAATGCAAATTCTGCAGACCATGA